One Williamwhitmania sp. genomic region harbors:
- a CDS encoding M64 family metallopeptidase: MKNIVIVLLTLISSTLLGQEASYSSYFEPNGALRFDFFLAGNAQSQTAYFDAIYSEKVWGGNPDKTIEPYSYGEYAFRVYDKATNQLIFDKGFSSLFQEWRTTDEAKKVGRAFSQSIRIPVPKNPVKVEICERKKADGKLYPMFTMDVDPHSKFINHEKKQLNPVEEIVKSGDSEHKVDLVIVAEAYQQQEMGTFVNDAKRLVDTLFAYEPYKSSRDKFNVWLVESPSVDSGPDNPGANIWNSTVASSTFYTFDEERYLTTFDYKALADLTTDIPCDALYVLVNSSKYGGGGIYGYYALSSAHNALSPKVFIHEFGHSFAGLGDEYFDSSTPYEDFYNLKVEPWEPNLTTLVNFDSKWKNMVEPDVPIPTPPTAEYKNKIGVFEGGGYMAKGIYRPMFDCRMRTNTAKGFCPVCQRAIKKVIDFYAQ; encoded by the coding sequence ATGAAAAATATTGTAATTGTTCTTCTGACCCTAATCTCCTCTACCCTATTGGGACAGGAGGCGAGTTATTCCAGCTACTTTGAACCCAACGGTGCTCTTCGGTTCGACTTCTTCCTTGCCGGCAATGCTCAAAGCCAAACGGCTTACTTCGATGCCATCTACTCCGAAAAAGTGTGGGGAGGAAATCCCGACAAAACCATTGAGCCTTACAGCTATGGCGAATATGCCTTTAGGGTATATGACAAAGCAACCAACCAGTTGATTTTTGACAAGGGTTTTTCATCTCTCTTTCAGGAGTGGAGAACTACAGATGAAGCGAAAAAGGTTGGACGAGCATTTTCACAAAGTATTCGAATTCCCGTTCCAAAAAATCCTGTAAAGGTTGAGATTTGTGAACGAAAAAAAGCAGATGGAAAGCTATACCCAATGTTTACAATGGATGTAGACCCTCACTCCAAGTTTATTAACCACGAAAAGAAACAGCTCAACCCTGTTGAGGAGATCGTCAAAAGTGGTGATTCCGAACATAAGGTTGACCTTGTAATTGTAGCCGAAGCATATCAGCAACAGGAGATGGGTACCTTTGTGAACGATGCCAAGCGGTTGGTTGACACACTATTTGCATACGAGCCATACAAATCGAGCAGGGATAAGTTTAACGTTTGGTTGGTGGAATCGCCTTCGGTGGATTCAGGCCCCGATAATCCTGGCGCGAATATTTGGAACTCTACAGTTGCTTCTTCCACCTTTTACACCTTCGACGAGGAACGCTACCTAACCACATTCGACTATAAAGCGTTAGCCGACCTTACCACCGATATTCCCTGCGATGCGCTCTACGTGCTGGTTAACTCCAGTAAGTATGGTGGTGGCGGAATATACGGATACTACGCCCTTAGCAGCGCGCACAACGCCCTATCACCCAAGGTATTTATCCACGAATTTGGGCACAGCTTCGCGGGTCTAGGCGACGAATACTTCGACTCCTCAACTCCCTACGAGGACTTCTACAACCTTAAGGTTGAACCTTGGGAACCAAACCTCACCACGCTGGTAAACTTCGACTCCAAGTGGAAAAATATGGTGGAACCGGATGTTCCCATCCCTACCCCTCCTACCGCTGAATATAAAAACAAGATTGGAGTATTTGAGGGAGGTGGTTACATGGCTAAGGGCATCTACCGCCCGATGTTTGACTGCCGCATGAGAACCAACACGGCGAAAGGTTTTTGCCCAGTTTGCCAGCGAGCAATCAAGAAAGTTATTGACTTCTACGCACAGTAA
- the mnmD gene encoding tRNA (5-methylaminomethyl-2-thiouridine)(34)-methyltransferase MnmD, which translates to MNPNIAVTEDGSTTFFSKQFNQHYHSQHGAIQESMHVFIDAGFRQLRNRSSLQIFEMGFGTGLNALLTLTEAERSRITVNYEAVELFPLKPEDALQANFPTKLGGWQKEFESMHLCQWNTRQEISDRFSLLKHEVDLITAKLPSGIDLVYFDAFDPEAQPSLWTIAIFRKLFEAMSISGILVTYSSKGIVKKALREAGFKVERLPGPPGKRHMVRATKCNYAE; encoded by the coding sequence TTGAACCCTAATATAGCAGTTACAGAAGATGGTTCTACTACCTTCTTTTCCAAACAATTCAACCAGCACTACCACTCGCAGCACGGGGCCATACAGGAATCGATGCATGTATTTATCGATGCTGGATTTCGGCAGCTGCGGAATCGTAGTTCCCTACAGATTTTTGAAATGGGGTTTGGCACCGGCCTCAACGCGCTGCTCACGCTCACTGAGGCGGAACGCTCACGAATTACAGTAAACTACGAAGCCGTTGAACTATTTCCACTCAAACCTGAGGATGCACTCCAAGCCAACTTCCCCACCAAACTTGGAGGTTGGCAAAAGGAGTTCGAGTCGATGCACCTTTGCCAATGGAATACGAGACAGGAAATTTCGGACAGATTTTCGCTGCTAAAGCACGAAGTCGATTTAATTACAGCAAAGCTGCCTAGCGGCATAGACCTGGTCTACTTTGATGCCTTCGACCCTGAAGCACAACCTTCGCTCTGGACAATCGCCATTTTTCGGAAATTATTCGAGGCCATGAGCATTAGTGGCATACTGGTAACCTACTCTTCCAAGGGAATCGTAAAAAAAGCGTTGCGTGAAGCGGGATTTAAGGTAGAACGTTTGCCCGGCCCTCCTGGAAAAAGGCACATGGTAAGGGCCACAAAATGTAATTATGCCGAATGA
- a CDS encoding nitrous oxide-stimulated promoter family protein produces the protein MSKIEREKRTVGLMIGIYCRGKHGTKTLCPQCNDLLHYAQARLDHCPHGESKPSCAKCTIHCYSKSYREQIRQVMRYSGPRIFWAYPWQWLKHLFIQ, from the coding sequence ATGAGTAAAATAGAACGAGAGAAAAGAACCGTTGGTCTAATGATCGGCATCTACTGCAGAGGAAAACACGGAACCAAAACGCTATGCCCCCAATGTAATGACCTGTTGCACTATGCACAAGCGCGCTTAGACCACTGCCCCCATGGCGAGAGCAAGCCGTCCTGCGCCAAGTGCACCATCCACTGCTACAGCAAAAGCTACCGAGAACAGATAAGGCAGGTTATGCGATACTCCGGACCACGTATATTTTGGGCCTATCCATGGCAGTGGCTAAAGCATCTATTCATCCAATAG
- a CDS encoding M13 family metallopeptidase, translating into MKKYGIFLIIMAMMAFSVSCTMQNGNKPSPEADPLLSHIDSTVNPGDDFFMYANGKWFKDHPIPSSEQGNGLWQLIRDTINSQILSICQSSVSKDYAKGSNKQKIGDFYFSGMDSLSLNRQGIKPLMNELSRIDSISNLNDLIKEVAYIHQVSSSPLFGFYVAQDDRISSKYAIYIAQGGLSLPDRSYYLDQTDRAKMVRKRFLEYSKSLYTTMGYDERDASIAADGLLNLETALATASRKREDTRDPFKNYHKLSLGQLSKQTANINWALLFKSVGLNMVDSVVVGQPEFLDAVNTYLKSYSLKDWKNYLKFQFVNGLSDFLDDSTYMKSFRFYLTTLRGIEEPKPRWKRVVGETDKQLGELIGQVYVAEYLPKGTKEKLLEIGNAIKVVYADRIKNLDWMSEATKVKALKKLDAVIMKVGYPDHWKDLSNMEIDRTSYVKNVMHANLWQSNFMFAKYGKPVDRTEWDMEPQWYNAYYNPSNNEIVVPGCNILVPGFEHKLADDAILYAIIGGSTFGHEITHGFDDQGCKYDEYGNLNNWWTSEDRARFLKKTKMIVEQFNGYVPVDNLHINGDMTQGENIADLGGIVMGYEAFKKTSQYKNNEIIAGLTPDKRFFLAYAMAWMINDRPEAIANQVLSDVHSPAKYRVLGPLSNMPAFYKAFNVKEGQAMWRPDSLRVKIW; encoded by the coding sequence GTGAAAAAGTACGGTATATTTCTTATAATCATGGCCATGATGGCTTTTTCTGTTTCATGCACAATGCAAAATGGTAACAAGCCCAGCCCTGAAGCAGATCCATTATTATCCCACATCGATTCCACGGTTAATCCTGGAGATGATTTCTTTATGTATGCAAACGGAAAATGGTTTAAGGATCATCCCATTCCAAGTAGCGAGCAAGGAAACGGACTGTGGCAGTTGATTAGGGATACCATCAATTCACAAATTTTGTCTATTTGTCAGTCTTCGGTTTCCAAAGATTATGCAAAAGGGAGCAACAAACAGAAGATTGGTGATTTTTACTTCTCTGGAATGGATAGCTTATCCCTGAATCGGCAAGGAATTAAGCCCTTAATGAATGAACTAAGCCGGATTGATTCCATCTCAAATCTTAACGACTTAATCAAAGAAGTAGCTTATATTCATCAGGTTTCTAGCTCCCCTCTTTTTGGATTTTATGTTGCGCAGGATGACCGAATAAGTAGTAAATACGCAATTTACATTGCTCAGGGGGGGCTTAGCTTGCCCGATCGTAGCTACTATTTGGATCAAACTGATCGCGCAAAAATGGTTCGGAAACGGTTCTTGGAATACAGCAAATCGCTCTATACTACAATGGGCTATGATGAAAGGGATGCTTCAATTGCTGCTGATGGCTTATTAAATCTTGAAACAGCATTGGCAACGGCATCGCGTAAGCGTGAGGATACACGAGACCCATTTAAAAACTACCACAAACTCTCCCTAGGGCAGCTGTCGAAGCAAACAGCAAATATAAATTGGGCACTGCTGTTCAAGAGTGTAGGGTTGAATATGGTTGATTCTGTTGTTGTAGGTCAGCCAGAATTTTTAGATGCAGTGAATACCTACTTAAAAAGTTATTCGCTGAAGGATTGGAAAAACTACCTTAAGTTTCAATTCGTTAACGGGTTATCTGATTTTCTTGATGATTCAACCTATATGAAGTCATTCCGCTTTTATTTAACTACACTGAGGGGAATTGAAGAGCCGAAGCCTCGTTGGAAAAGGGTTGTTGGAGAAACCGACAAGCAATTGGGTGAACTCATTGGGCAGGTGTATGTGGCTGAATATCTACCTAAAGGCACTAAGGAAAAACTGCTCGAAATTGGGAATGCCATTAAGGTTGTATATGCTGATCGAATCAAAAACCTGGATTGGATGAGCGAGGCTACCAAAGTAAAAGCATTAAAAAAATTGGATGCTGTGATTATGAAAGTTGGGTATCCCGATCATTGGAAGGATCTAAGCAATATGGAAATCGATCGCACTTCCTACGTTAAGAATGTAATGCATGCAAATCTGTGGCAGTCTAATTTTATGTTTGCTAAATATGGAAAGCCAGTTGATCGCACCGAATGGGATATGGAGCCTCAATGGTACAATGCTTATTATAATCCATCAAACAACGAGATTGTAGTTCCTGGATGTAATATTTTGGTTCCCGGATTTGAGCATAAGTTAGCCGATGATGCCATTCTTTATGCCATTATAGGAGGCTCAACATTTGGGCACGAGATTACTCATGGATTTGATGATCAGGGGTGTAAGTATGATGAGTATGGAAACCTTAATAATTGGTGGACTTCGGAAGATAGGGCTCGGTTTTTGAAGAAAACAAAGATGATTGTTGAGCAGTTTAATGGATATGTTCCAGTCGACAACCTGCATATTAATGGCGATATGACGCAGGGCGAGAACATTGCTGACCTAGGTGGCATTGTCATGGGGTATGAAGCATTTAAGAAGACGAGTCAATATAAAAATAATGAAATCATTGCGGGGTTAACGCCTGATAAGCGATTCTTTTTAGCGTATGCCATGGCCTGGATGATTAACGACCGTCCGGAAGCTATTGCAAACCAAGTGCTTTCCGATGTCCATTCACCTGCAAAGTACAGAGTATTGGGCCCATTATCGAACATGCCAGCTTTTTATAAAGCATTTAATGTTAAGGAAGGTCAAGCTATGTGGCGCCCAGACAGCTTACGGGTGAAAATTTGGTAA
- a CDS encoding FKBP-type peptidyl-prolyl cis-trans isomerase encodes MKKIAFILLAAGSVAMTSCGQKSKSSAKLKTDVDSLSYAIGISVGSSFAQNDIKEINVDELSAAISDIMSKDSLRPMMDQRVAQTVIQTYLMKQFDIKHAKDIEAGEDFMKQNASKPGIDTMHVTYMDEMPGGKGTLKTAVMQYQVIKQGNGPKPIATDVVKVNYIGTLIDGTKFDSSYDRKEPAQFRLNGVIKGWTAGLERMNVGSTYKFYIPAELAYGRFGRNPIIPPYATLVFEVELLSIDNPAAPAPAAPTGKPMKMKK; translated from the coding sequence ATGAAAAAAATTGCATTCATTCTATTAGCAGCGGGTTCAGTAGCAATGACCAGCTGTGGACAAAAGTCAAAGTCCTCGGCAAAATTAAAGACCGATGTTGACTCACTCAGCTATGCCATTGGAATCAGCGTTGGCTCAAGTTTTGCCCAGAACGACATCAAAGAAATTAACGTTGATGAACTTTCTGCTGCCATTTCCGATATAATGAGTAAAGATAGCTTACGGCCAATGATGGACCAGCGGGTTGCTCAAACGGTGATTCAAACATACCTCATGAAGCAGTTCGACATTAAGCATGCTAAGGATATTGAGGCTGGTGAAGATTTCATGAAGCAAAATGCTTCAAAGCCTGGTATCGATACCATGCATGTTACCTACATGGACGAAATGCCCGGTGGTAAAGGCACTCTGAAAACTGCCGTAATGCAGTACCAAGTTATCAAGCAGGGTAATGGACCAAAACCAATTGCAACCGACGTTGTTAAGGTTAACTACATTGGAACCCTTATTGATGGAACCAAGTTTGATTCCTCTTACGACAGAAAAGAGCCAGCCCAATTCCGCCTTAACGGTGTAATTAAAGGATGGACTGCCGGTCTCGAAAGGATGAATGTTGGTTCAACATACAAATTCTATATCCCTGCTGAACTTGCCTATGGTCGATTTGGACGTAACCCAATTATTCCACCCTACGCAACACTTGTTTTTGAAGTTGAGTTGCTAAGCATCGACAATCCTGCAGCTCCTGCACCAGCTGCTCCAACAGGCAAACCAATGAAAATGAAGAAATAG
- a CDS encoding peptidylprolyl isomerase: MKTAEIHTEKGVMKVKFFEEDAPNTVENFVKLSKSGFYDGLIFHRVIPDFMVQAGCPHGTGTGGPGYTIKCELNGNNQYHDRGVLSMAHAGRDTGGSQFFICHNRENTQHLDRQHTVFGKVYEGLEVLDQIRKGDEIIKIEIKEE; the protein is encoded by the coding sequence ATGAAAACGGCTGAAATCCATACCGAAAAGGGTGTTATGAAGGTGAAGTTCTTCGAGGAAGATGCACCTAACACCGTGGAGAATTTTGTTAAGTTGTCGAAATCAGGATTCTACGACGGCCTAATATTCCATCGCGTAATTCCTGATTTTATGGTACAGGCCGGCTGCCCCCACGGCACCGGAACAGGTGGCCCCGGCTACACCATTAAGTGTGAACTCAACGGTAACAACCAATATCATGATAGAGGCGTTCTGTCAATGGCACACGCTGGTCGCGATACTGGTGGTTCGCAGTTTTTTATCTGCCACAACAGGGAAAACACACAGCACCTCGATCGCCAACATACCGTGTTCGGAAAGGTTTATGAAGGTCTTGAGGTTCTCGACCAAATTCGTAAGGGCGACGAGATTATCAAAATTGAAATAAAGGAGGAGTAA
- a CDS encoding DUF3127 domain-containing protein → MALEIQGKLVQMLEKQVGTGRNGTWEKQEFILETTEQYPKKICISAWGDKIKDIDSAKPGDMLKVSFNLESREFNGRWYTDIRAWRISREGAGAGAGAAASSSTGAPMSAPPSFDEMPPIGGEEEINDLPF, encoded by the coding sequence ATGGCCTTAGAAATACAGGGAAAGCTCGTGCAGATGCTCGAGAAGCAGGTTGGAACTGGTCGTAATGGCACTTGGGAAAAGCAGGAATTTATTCTGGAGACCACGGAGCAATATCCCAAAAAGATTTGCATTTCGGCTTGGGGTGACAAAATTAAGGATATTGACTCAGCCAAGCCCGGCGATATGCTCAAGGTCAGCTTCAACCTGGAGTCGAGGGAGTTCAATGGCCGCTGGTACACCGACATTCGTGCTTGGCGAATCTCCCGCGAGGGTGCAGGTGCAGGTGCTGGAGCAGCTGCTTCATCTTCAACTGGTGCTCCAATGTCAGCCCCACCTTCTTTCGATGAAATGCCTCCCATTGGCGGCGAAGAGGAGATAAACGACCTCCCATTCTAG
- the rlmB gene encoding 23S rRNA (guanosine(2251)-2'-O)-methyltransferase RlmB: protein MNRNNLHSVNNYRKEYGNELKERERGELIFGIRPVIEAINAGRTVEKVLIKKGLIGELSQEVVDLVKSNNIPMSLVPIEKLNRVTTKNHQGVIAYMSPIEFAQMEDLIPALFEAGKVPLVVMLDQITDVRNFGAIARSAECAGADAIIIPTQGSAQINADALKTSAGALNIIPVCRVKLLKYASLFLKQSGFQIVAANEKSSSTLYDIDFKIPTVIVMGAEDTGVSAEILRMASYIVQIPLMGKIESLNVSAAASVMLFEAVRQRTVGQA, encoded by the coding sequence ATGAACCGAAACAACTTACATAGCGTGAATAACTATCGAAAAGAGTATGGAAATGAGCTCAAGGAACGGGAGCGTGGGGAGCTAATTTTTGGCATTCGTCCGGTGATTGAAGCCATTAATGCAGGGAGAACCGTGGAGAAGGTGTTGATAAAGAAGGGGCTGATTGGAGAACTTTCCCAGGAGGTAGTTGATTTGGTAAAGAGCAATAACATACCCATGTCGTTGGTACCCATTGAAAAGCTCAACCGGGTCACCACCAAAAATCATCAGGGGGTAATTGCCTATATGTCACCCATTGAGTTTGCGCAGATGGAGGATTTAATACCAGCTCTCTTTGAGGCTGGCAAGGTTCCGCTTGTTGTTATGCTGGACCAAATTACCGATGTGCGTAATTTCGGTGCCATTGCACGAAGCGCTGAGTGCGCCGGAGCCGATGCAATCATAATTCCTACCCAAGGTTCGGCCCAAATCAATGCCGATGCGCTAAAAACATCAGCGGGTGCGCTCAACATTATTCCGGTTTGTCGGGTAAAGCTGTTGAAGTATGCATCCCTATTTCTGAAACAGAGCGGCTTTCAAATTGTTGCAGCCAACGAAAAATCATCGTCCACGCTATACGATATCGACTTTAAAATCCCAACTGTAATAGTGATGGGAGCAGAAGATACCGGTGTGTCGGCTGAAATTTTGCGCATGGCCAGTTACATTGTTCAAATCCCACTAATGGGCAAGATTGAGTCACTGAACGTTTCAGCCGCTGCTTCGGTTATGCTGTTTGAGGCTGTAAGGCAACGAACCGTGGGCCAAGCCTAA
- a CDS encoding GWxTD domain-containing protein: MGTRLRLKRHLLFGLAIVFAAFLVSCAGSRKAQQSIRLTDMYNPGANSIHPESKVFHLSDSLSELNVAIYPTEVLFNMANPDSVLQGKVKIIAQLYDVKDSSVVVDTASATLVLNQQSLAKKTILTKLPLHAKIGHAYILNLLVTDVLRERTTISLSMVDKLNHNTGQWYRTTLDDGSPFFGISLKPGQSVRVNHPLRELDSAYVFYYKNLPVAKPPVVAFRVDYPPAADSVWKWKIAGRGLTLPYSGVYLVCADSIPGKGVVLGSFNLGFPKIVTNEDLLAPMVYIQPNINDSLLLSANKKLLLDSLWLARAGDHESARELIRIYYNRLFLANYFFSSYMEGWKSDRGMVFMMYGLPNRIFRYGKNEVWVYGTGKGQKLTRFHFVCRQGGASPNDFVLDYRRSSNLKWSQIQQGWSRGKPFIFDDEDEDAPDQ, encoded by the coding sequence ATGGGCACACGCTTGAGGTTGAAGAGACATTTATTATTTGGTTTAGCCATAGTTTTCGCTGCTTTTTTGGTGTCGTGCGCTGGCAGCCGTAAGGCGCAGCAATCCATTCGGCTGACCGATATGTATAATCCGGGTGCCAACTCCATTCATCCAGAGTCGAAGGTGTTTCACCTTAGCGATAGCCTTTCTGAGCTGAATGTGGCCATTTATCCAACGGAGGTGCTGTTTAATATGGCCAATCCCGACTCGGTGCTACAGGGCAAGGTCAAAATTATCGCGCAACTCTACGATGTAAAGGATAGCTCAGTAGTTGTGGATACTGCCTCTGCAACCTTGGTGCTCAACCAGCAGAGTCTTGCAAAGAAGACCATTTTAACAAAACTGCCGCTACACGCGAAGATTGGCCATGCGTATATTCTCAACCTGTTGGTCACCGATGTTCTTCGGGAGCGTACCACCATTTCACTTTCGATGGTGGACAAGCTTAACCACAATACGGGGCAGTGGTACAGAACTACACTAGACGATGGTTCTCCCTTCTTCGGAATCTCATTAAAGCCGGGACAATCGGTGCGGGTGAACCACCCACTCAGAGAGTTGGATAGTGCTTACGTTTTCTACTATAAAAATTTACCTGTTGCCAAGCCACCTGTGGTTGCATTTCGGGTAGACTATCCACCTGCCGCCGATAGCGTGTGGAAGTGGAAAATTGCCGGAAGAGGTTTGACTCTTCCTTACAGTGGGGTTTATCTTGTTTGTGCTGATTCTATTCCCGGCAAGGGCGTAGTGCTGGGAAGTTTTAATTTGGGCTTTCCAAAGATTGTTACAAACGAGGATCTCCTAGCACCAATGGTTTATATACAACCGAACATTAACGATTCGTTGCTGCTAAGCGCTAACAAGAAGTTGCTCCTCGATAGCCTATGGCTTGCAAGGGCTGGTGACCACGAATCGGCCCGTGAGCTTATACGCATTTACTACAACCGGCTCTTCTTGGCAAACTACTTCTTTTCCTCCTACATGGAGGGGTGGAAAAGTGACCGTGGAATGGTGTTTATGATGTATGGCCTACCAAATCGGATTTTTCGGTATGGCAAAAACGAAGTTTGGGTGTATGGCACGGGCAAAGGGCAAAAGCTCACGCGATTCCACTTTGTATGCCGTCAAGGAGGGGCTAGCCCCAACGATTTTGTGCTCGATTACCGACGTTCCAGCAACCTTAAGTGGTCGCAAATACAGCAAGGGTGGAGCCGCGGCAAACCTTTTATTTTTGACGATGAGGACGAAGATGCACCAGATCAGTAA